The DNA region TATTATTATAAAAAAGAATATAAGACTCTTTTAGATTATATAGATATTGCTGATAATGAGAGTATTTTTTTTATAATTGATGCAGCTATTAATATTGGTAAGATGGAATTAGCAAAGAATCTTATTGTTAATTTAAGTGATAGTGAAATGATTAACTATTTTAATGGTAGGATCGCAATAGCGGGTAATAATGTTACAAAGTTAGAAAGAAGTATAAACAGGCTGCAAGAAGATAGAAATAAGCTAAACTTAGTTTTTTTATATCTAGATAAATATTATCCAGAGATTGATCTAGCTTTTATGGATTCAGTTAATTTTAAAGATAGATCTTATAAAGATTATATTTATTTTTATTCAGGGTTATATCTACTAGAAAAAAATGACTATTTGAGTGCGTCAACATTTTTGCAGAGAATTGCCTTTAACCCTGCACTTGTATCAAACAGTTATTTTTATTTAGGTTATGCTTATGCTAATCAAGATATGGATAGGGCTATATACTATCTAACAAGATATTTAAATATGGAGTCGGCTCATGGTGAAAAACTAGCTGTTGCAAAATATTTGTTGGGCAATATCTATTTTATAAAAAATGATATCAATAAAACCTTAATTGTTATTAGTGACTGCAAGGAAGATTTTTGTTTAGATTTAAAAGCAAGAACTTATATATCAAAAAAGGACTATACTAAGATGTTAAAAATTATAGATGGTTTAGAGCCTGATAAGAGAGCATATTATAGGGCTGTATATTACTACAATACAAAAAAATATGATAAATCATTACAAATGTTAAAAAATATAGAAAAACCAACTGCTGAAAGTGATAAGCTCTTAATGTTGACATTTTTTAAACTGGATAAGAAAGATAGTGCTTTAGAGATATTTAGAAAATATAGGGAGCTTTCTGATTTTAGAAAAGAAGCGGTAAAATACCTGTTTTTATCTGGGGATTATAAAATGGTAATAGATATATCCAATAAAGATGATGATCCCTATATTAAGTTAATAAGAGCTAAATCATTATATTCTTTGAAAGAATATAATAGAGCTCTTTCCATATTTAATGAATTGTTAACTTATGAAAAATACCGCTATGATGTGATTTTTAGCATAATAAATATTTATGATAGATTATATAAAGATAAAGAATATATTGAAAAGAGTTTATCACTTATTAAAAGATATAATTTTGATAATAAGGATCTATTAGTGCTTCGATTAATAAATAGATCATTAGATGATAATGTTAACTTTACAATTGGATTGATCAATTATTTCTTAGATAATTTTAAGAATTCTGAGTATTTAAATGATGTTTATTTGGGAAGGGCAAAATTGTTTAATAAAATTGGGAAAAATGACGAGTGTATTGTTGATACAAATTATGTATTGGATATTGCTCCTAAAAATATAGATGCTTTATTTATACAAGCTACTTGTTATGAGGCTACAGAAAAGTTTGAAAGCGCAGTTGATAATTACAAAAAATTAATTGAATTAAATAATAATCCTTATACTGAAATTAGTTATAAAAAATTAATAGAGTATTCTAATGACAAAGATATAGTGTATGAAGCTTGTAATTATTTTAAAGAAAAAAATGATAGATTGTATACCAAGGGAATGATTAGGTATCTTGATTTAGTTAACATGGAAGAACTTCCAAAACATGTTGATTTTATTACAAAACTTAAAAAATATAAAGACCCTGATATTGCCGCTGCAGGGTATTATATATTTGGAAAATTATTAGAGGGTAAAAATGATTTAAAGACAGCAGCATCTAATTATCTAAATGGTTATTATTTAAAAGAGAGTAGCGAATTTTCAAAAAAAGCTTTAGAGAGGGCGTATAATATATATAAAAATTTAAATGATTTAGATAATGCCAAAAAAGTAAAAAAACTTATGAAAGGTGGTAAAAATGATTGAACTATTTAAAGCTGGCGGAGTAATAATGTATCCTATCGTTTTTTTATCTGTATTAGCACTTGCTATGTTTTTAGAGAGAATTATTTTTCTAAGGCCAAAAAGATATGTTCCCAAAGACTTTACAGATAAACTTTTGAAATTATTGAATGAGAAATCCTTTGATGAGGCAAAAATTTTATGTGATAACAATAAATCTGCAATATCAGTAATAGCCAAAGAAATTTTAAATAATGTAGATCTTCCTATTAGTAGATTATTAGAGGTAGCTGAGGAGACAGGGAGAACTGAAGGTAGGAGAATAGAAAAATATTTGCCTACCTTACAGATTATAGCTAATTTAGCCCCTCTTCTAGGTTTTTTTGGAACTGTCGTTGGTATGGTTAAGACTTTTATAGCAATATCTCAGCATGGAATGAGCAATGTACAACCATTAGCAGGTGGTATATCAGAAGCGTTATTAACAACTGCAGCGGGCCTGCCAGTTGCCATTATATCAATCATTTTTTATTATATTATTAAATTTAGATCTGAACAGGTTATTCATTTAATGGAAAAACAAACTTCTTATATAATAAATGCAATATTTAAAGGTGAATAAAATGAATTTTAAAGGTAAAGATGATAAGGGTAATGGATTTGAATTAAATCTAACACCTTTAATTGATATAGTTTTTTTGCTCTTAATATTTTTGATGTTGTCAGCAACAACTATGAAGTACACTTCATCTATTAAGGTTAATTTACCAAAAGCAACAAGCGATAAAGCTGCAACCAAGGATAATATAATTATAACAGTTGATAATAAAGATAGGATATATGTAGATGGAAAACCTATTGAGAGAGAGAGCTTGCCTTTAATCTTAGAAAATCTATGGAAGAAGAATAAAACAGCAAATTTAGTTATAGAAGCAGATAAAGATGCCACCCATGGTACTGTGGTGTATGTAATGGATCAATCAAGGAAGAGTGGATTTGAGAAGTTTACCATATCTGTATTGGAAGAATGAATGTAATCTTAAGATATTGCTTTTTGTTTGTAATATCAGCTATTATCCATATAATTATTCTATCATTTTTTAATTATGATCTAATTATAAATATAAAAAAAGAAAAAGAAATAGATGTGGTGATTAAAGAAAAGCCTAAGAAAAAGATTACAAGAAAAACTCGCGAAAAAATACCCTTTGAGAAAGAACTTAAAGAGGAGTTGAATATAGCTAGACCAAAGATTGAATTACCAGAGACGTTGTTAAGTAATAGAATAGAAATTACACCCTCTAAAATAGGTGTGCTACACTCTAAAGAGGTAAAAGTTGATGAGGGAAGCCTTTTTACTGCTATTGAAAAAGAAATAGAGAGTATAGAAAATAATAATATCAAAGAAATAAAAGACAATAAAACAAAAGAGGTTGTTAAAAACAGTTTTTTTGAAATAAAAGAGATGACTAACAGGGAGAGGAAGATTGTTTATATACCAGAGAAGAAAAGTGATTTTTCATTGCCAAGGAATACAGATTTAATTTTAGAATTTAATATAAATAAAGAAGGTGTCCCCTATAACATTTCTTTTGTTAATAGATCAGCTTATGAGATTGAAAAAATAGCATTAGATTTTGTAAAAAATATACGTTTTGCAGCAGTTGATTATGATAGTGTTGATAAGGTTAGGATAGTTTTACATTTTACAGTTAATTAATAGTATTGTTAAGGTGTTTTATGGATGAGCTAAAGGAAATAATAAAAAATAAGATTAAAAAAACTGGTAAAATAACTTTTAGAGATTTTATGGAAACAGCCCTTTACCATCCAAAATTAGGTTATTATCAAAAGGAAAATCCTTTTGGTATAACAGGTAGCTATTATACATCAGTGGATGCTTCCTTTGCATTTGGAAGATCTATTGCCAAAAGTTTAATATATGTAATAGACTATTTTAAGCTAAAACCACAATTAATAGAGATAGGTGCAGGTAGGGGTTTTTTAGCAAAGGATATATTGGATTTTATTAAAGATGTAGATAATAAGCTATATAATTCATTAACTTATATAATTGTTGAGAGAAGTGAGTATCTTATAGGCGTTCAAAGGGACGTTTTAAGTAATCACAAAGGTAGGGTATTATGGTGCAATTTAGATGATTTGCACGAGTTTGAGGGTGTAATTTTCTCCAATGAATTGATTGATGCATTTCCTGTTCATAGAGTAATTAATATTGATGGAGAATATAAAGAATTATATGTTGTAGATCATAATGATAAACTACAATTTTTTCCCGATAATTTATCAACTAGCGCATTAAAAGAATATTTAGAGTATTTAAGTATAAATCTAAAAAATAAACAGATTGCTGATATAAATTTAGATGCCCTAGCATTTTTAAAGAGACTTTCTTCACTAATTAGCAAGGGTTTTATTCTAACTATTGATTATGGTTTTTTAGCAAAGCAACTATATAGCTCTTTTAGAATGGATGGTACAGTAACGTGTTATTTTAAGCACACCCAAAATAATAATTTTTTTGAACGCATAGGTTATCAAGATATAACGGCCTTTGTTGATTTCTCAGCTTTGATTGAATACGGTAAATTATTTAATTTAGATTGCTTGGCATTTATGGAGCAGTGGAAATATCTTTTATTGAGTTCTATTTTAGAAGAAATAGAAAATGCTAAATCTGATTTAGAAAAAGCTTCTATAAAGTCTTTAATAATGCCAGATGTCGGTTTTGGATCAAATTTTCATGTATTAATGCAAGCTAAAAATTTAAAATGGGGTGAGGACTTTAAGTATTTGAGGTCTTCAGCAAACCTTTTCGATGATTTGTTGGGTAATTATATAAAATAAATTAAGATTTATTTTTAGTTGTTTTTATTTTATAGATATCTAAATATCTCGCTGTGATTATTAATTATATTATCATTAAGGGTTGTATTATTTTTATAAGAAATAAATGGAATAGAAGCTTTTTCTGCTGCTAATTCGTCAACTACCGAATCACCTATATATAAAGCATTATAATTTTGAATATTAAAGTACTTAAGTATTTTTATGAGTCCCTCAGGTGATGGTTTTGGCTCTTTTATATCATTAGATGTTACAATATAGTCAAAGAAAATGTGGATGTTGAAGTGAGTAAGTATTTTATAAACTGATATACCTCTATTAGTAAAAATAGAGAGTTTTATATTTTGATTCTTAAGTGTTTTCAATACCTTTATTAAATTGGGTTGTAGTTTCATATAGTTTATTAATTCATCAAAATTTTTCTTTCTAATAAATGACTTTATGTTCGAAATAATTTCAGAATCATCAGTCAAAAGATTTAGTGCATCATTTGTTGTAAGCATTAATATCTTCTCGACTAGCTTTTTATTGCTTTTATCAAATTTCTTTAGATTAAAATTTTCGCAGATTATATCATAAAATTTAAAAACCGCTTCTTTGCTATCAACAATAACCCCGTCAAAATCATAGATTAATAATTTTTTGTAAGTTCTTTTTGTCATAATGAAGTATTTTAATCTACATAATATTTTATTGAATATATAATTTCAATTATTTAATTATTACTTATATTTTTTATTAAGTTTTTTATTAAATAGTCGATATCTAAAATGAGGTGCTCATATGAATGATTTGGCAGTTGGCGGAATAATGAGCGGTTTAGATACAAATGCAATAGTTGACCAATTAGTTGCCAATGCAAAAAAACCTATTCAGAGATATCAAGAAGAACTTGATCTAAAAGGCTTAGAAAAAGAAACCTATCAGGAAATTAACGAGAGCTTAGGAATGCTAGAGACTGATGCAATTAGGCTTAATTTAGAGGGAACGTTTAATACTAAAATAGGAAAAAGCAATATGAGCTCCATCGTTGATGTTACAACTACTATGGATGCAGAAACTGGTATACATCAGGTAGAGGTTAAACAGTTAGCTGAAGGGGCAAAAGTTGAGGTGGAATTGAATATCTCGCCTGATGAGAAATTATCTTTAGCTTTGGATGGTTATGAAAGCGGAATTATTACGATTGAGGGTAAAAAAATTTATGTAAGCAATGATGATTCTTTAAATAGTCTCATTAATAAAATAAACAATTTAGATAGTGGATTAACTGCTAGGTATGATTCAAATACGAAAAAATTTATCATTGAATCTGACAATAAAGAAAAAATTACTATTGGTTCAAGTGATGATAGCAGTAATTTTTTTAAAGAGATTGGTTTGTTAGATAATATTAATGTAGAAACTAAAGTTGGTAGTGAGGGTAGGGATGCTATAGTAGTTGTTGATGGTAAAGAATATAGAAGTGATACAAACGAAATCAAGGATGTGTTAAAAGGTGTAACGTTAAATATTAAAGATGTAACAAGTAAACCAGTAGAGATAACTATAGAAAGTAGCGTTGATAAAACCATTGATGAGCTAGCAACCTTTATCAGTGATTACAATAAATTAGTGGAAAGATTACAATATAGAAGACTTACTGATAGTGAGAAGGAGAATTTAGAGCCTTTAAGTGAAAGTGATAGACAAAGTATGACTGATAGAGAAATTGATGAGTATACGGAGAGATGGGAGGAGCTAAATAAAAATGAAATTGTAAGAAAAAGTAATGAACTAGATATGTTATACAATGATATTAGAAATGCTTTAACTTTTGTCTATGATTCAAAAGACAATAGTATTAATACATTGCAGGATTTAGGGATAGAGTTTGTAAATAACAATGATTATAGTAAAAAACCCTATTTAGTCACAGATTCTACGGATAAAGAAGTTATAAAAGAAGAACTAGAATTAAATACTAAGTTGGTAGATGCTTTAGAGAATAACAGCAGAGAGGTTTATAATTTTTTTGCAGGTAGTTCACAAGATGATAAAGGATTAGCAGATGTTCTTAATGATGTGATAGATAAGTATAATTCAACAACAGGTATTATTGCTAATAAAATTAAAACAGGTGGTGCAATAGATAGAGAAATCGAGGATATTTCAAAAAAGATGGAACAACAACAACGCTTAGTTGATCAAGAGTTAAACCGCCTTTGGAAACAATTTTCTGTTATGGAAGAACAAATTGGAGAAATGCAGTCTCAGAGTGCATATATAAATAATATGATAAGTAGCATGAATTCAGCAACTGCAGCATAATATTATAATTATGAGAGGATAGATTATGGAAAATAGGAATCTACGTAAATATTTTGAAAATGAGATTTTAAGCTCACCAAAAGAAAGGTTAGTTTTACTTATTTATGATAAGCTTTTAAAAACATTAAATTTAGCTTCATCTTATATTGAAAAAAAAGATGTAGCTGCCACCCATGAGCAATTGATAAAATCCCAAGAAATAATATATGTGTTAATAAAGCATTTGAATATGGAGGCAGGGGATATATCAAAAAATTTATATCAATTATATGAATACTCCCTTTGGAAATTAAAGCAAGCTAACATTAAAAAAGATCATGTAGAAGATGTGAAAGAGGTGATTAATATATTTAGGGAGCTTAAAAGTGCTTGGGAGAAAGCTATTAGTATAAATACAGTGGATGGACAGAATAAGGAGAATAAGAAAATTAGCTACTCAGTTTAGATGGATAAAGTTTATCATGATTTGTTAAATATATATAAAGAGCTAAAGGCACATTCTGATAAGCTCTATAATATAGAAGATAATCAGAAATTAATTGAAACAGTAAATTATTACAAAAATTACTTTAACCAGTTTATCCAGATAATAGATGATAACAAGAAATCTTTAGATAATAAATGTTATGAAATTATAAATTTAGCCTTAGATTTAAATAAGCATATTGAAAAATTATTAGAGCATAAAAAAACTTTATTAAATGATGAGATTAAGAAGAAGGGTACAAAAAGCAACATTATTAAAAGCTATTACGGCACTAAAAAAAGGAAAAGTTTTTTTGATAAAAAAATGTAAATATTATATATAATAATAAATTTTATTGTTATTATATTTTTTCTTAATCTCACCTTTTTGATATAAATATTCAAGATGTGATGCAGCTTCGCCTGTCGCAAACCACTTTTGTGCTATCGGAAAATCCCCCCATTCACTATAATTAATATCCCAGCTCATTTGAGAGGCCATTTCATAGGCACTCATAGCAACTTTATTGTTTTTTAGTATATTAACTATCTCATTTAATCTTTTATAATGGTGCTTAATTATCTCATCGATTCTCTTATTAATATCCGTGATAATTTTCCTGTGACCTGGTAATACGAGATTTATATTATAATTAGATATTTTCTCAAGACTTTTCATATAGTTATCTAATGGGTTTATATCCTCACTTGTTTCAATTGCAATGATTGGAGTTATATCATCTAAGATATGGTCACCTGAAAACAATATATTATTATTTTTTTCATATATACATATATGACCCTGCGTATGGCCAGGTGTTGAAACAAAGGTTAGGTTATATTTATTAATAGATATTGAGTCTCCTTCATTGAGGGGGATAAAACTAAACTTACTTTTATGGGAAAACATATGTCCTGGATGCTTAAGTATTGCTTTTTCTAAAAGCTCTTCTGGGAAGCCATTTTTCATAAGAATTTTGTGCATCTTATCCCATGTACTTATATCATTTAAAATATTACCATCTAGTTCTGACATATATATATTAGCCTTGTTTTTTGACAATTCTTTTATTAAGCCCAATAGTCCAGCATGGTCAGCGTGCATATGGGTAATAATTAGGTCTAAGTTTTGAAAATCAATATTTAGTGAATTTAGAGCTTCAATTAATACTTCTGAACATTCCTCCATATTCATAGCTGTATCTATTAATATAGATTTGGTTTTATCCTTTATGAGATAATCATTTATACTCCTTAGGGGGTTTCTAGGCAGTGGCACCTCAATTTTGTATATATTATCTAAAATTTGCTCTACTGACATTTATATTAGGTAGCCTCCATCACATGCTATACATGAGCCTGTTGTAAAACTAGAAGCGTCAGATGCTAGGTATAATGCTGCACTTGCAATTTCAATTGGTTTAGCGTGCCTTTGTAAAGGAACATTTTTGACAAAAATATCATAAAATTCTTTATTTTCAAAGAGAGTTTTTGCAAATCTTGTCTCAGTAAGCCCAGGTAGAATAGTATTTACCCTAATATTAAATGATCCTAATTCCAATGCAAAAGATTTGGTCATCATTATTAAACCGGCTTTTGTAATGGAATATATACCTTGATAATAGCCGGGTTTAATACCATTTACAGAAGATATGTTAATTATTGAGCCCCCATTATTTTCTTTCATTAGATTTGCCACACTTTTTATCATAAAAAAAGGGCCTTTTAGATTAACCTCAAAGGTTTTATCCCATACTCCTTCATCTGCATCTATTAAAGGTCCAAAATGTGGATTTGTGGCAGCATTGTTAACTAATATGTTACATCCACCAAATTCTGATTTAACATATTCCAATAGTTTATCTATTTCTTCTTTTTTTCCTACATGTGTTGCAAAGGGTATAGCCTTCCCACCCTTTTTTACTATATCATTTGCGACCTTTTCTAGCCCCTCTTTCTTTCTGCTTGCAAGTATAACCTGTGCACCATATTCAGCGAATGTTCTAGATATTGCCTCGCCAATACCTCTACTTGCCCCTGTAACTATAGCAATTTTGTTTTTTAAACTAAAATCTACTGTTTCCATAATGCACCTCCTACTAATAATTTTCCCATGGATTATAAAAGGAATAACCTTTTTTAGTAAAGAAATTTTCTAAATATATCTTATCAATACAGTCAAATCTAATAGAAACTAATTTACAGTTATCACAAGTATCTAAAGTAAAGAGAGAGAGAATTTTTCTCTTTGATTCTTTTAAATCATGTGTAAGTTTTTCTAATTCAGATGAACTATCCTTTATCTTTAATCTTATTGTAGTCCCATTTTTATCAAGACCTGTTATTTTAATAAATGCTTTTAAGATATCATGCCTTGTTATAATCCCAATAAGATTGTTATCACTATCAATAACAGGTAGGGCACCTATTCCTTTATCATAGATTAATAATAGAACATCTTCTAAGGTATCATACTCACTAATAGTAAGAACCTCACTGGTCATAAAATTGTGAACTTTAGACTTTGTTTTATCAAATTTCATAGACATTAGAGCTTGTCTTATATCGCTGCGGGTGATAATACCTATAAGTTTTT from Deferribacterota bacterium includes:
- a CDS encoding tetratricopeptide repeat protein codes for the protein MPTRLLLFILYFCILLYLRPLFADIKIPDISFYGKEITNYYVGPSFASINLKYDKKTDFDTYLKKINIEAESLKESKYTSEKPGLMFSGKFLTNFSSLFVGDKAFRNYIVKKFLERDYFAVISGFENYGDKLQDTEYYNEVKFLYAFSLKMTGNTNQALNYLEDLSKNNDEFSLYSQDVLFSYLYDIHDYDRILSVKEDIVRFSPFSEYIVLKVLLDRNRFDEIIELVDKNTQNISKNNIFNKFKIIAYYYKKEYKTLLDYIDIADNESIFFIIDAAINIGKMELAKNLIVNLSDSEMINYFNGRIAIAGNNVTKLERSINRLQEDRNKLNLVFLYLDKYYPEIDLAFMDSVNFKDRSYKDYIYFYSGLYLLEKNDYLSASTFLQRIAFNPALVSNSYFYLGYAYANQDMDRAIYYLTRYLNMESAHGEKLAVAKYLLGNIYFIKNDINKTLIVISDCKEDFCLDLKARTYISKKDYTKMLKIIDGLEPDKRAYYRAVYYYNTKKYDKSLQMLKNIEKPTAESDKLLMLTFFKLDKKDSALEIFRKYRELSDFRKEAVKYLFLSGDYKMVIDISNKDDDPYIKLIRAKSLYSLKEYNRALSIFNELLTYEKYRYDVIFSIINIYDRLYKDKEYIEKSLSLIKRYNFDNKDLLVLRLINRSLDDNVNFTIGLINYFLDNFKNSEYLNDVYLGRAKLFNKIGKNDECIVDTNYVLDIAPKNIDALFIQATCYEATEKFESAVDNYKKLIELNNNPYTEISYKKLIEYSNDKDIVYEACNYFKEKNDRLYTKGMIRYLDLVNMEELPKHVDFITKLKKYKDPDIAAAGYYIFGKLLEGKNDLKTAASNYLNGYYLKESSEFSKKALERAYNIYKNLNDLDNAKKVKKLMKGGKND
- a CDS encoding MotA/TolQ/ExbB proton channel family protein; amino-acid sequence: MIELFKAGGVIMYPIVFLSVLALAMFLERIIFLRPKRYVPKDFTDKLLKLLNEKSFDEAKILCDNNKSAISVIAKEILNNVDLPISRLLEVAEETGRTEGRRIEKYLPTLQIIANLAPLLGFFGTVVGMVKTFIAISQHGMSNVQPLAGGISEALLTTAAGLPVAIISIIFYYIIKFRSEQVIHLMEKQTSYIINAIFKGE
- a CDS encoding biopolymer transporter ExbD, with translation MNFKGKDDKGNGFELNLTPLIDIVFLLLIFLMLSATTMKYTSSIKVNLPKATSDKAATKDNIIITVDNKDRIYVDGKPIERESLPLILENLWKKNKTANLVIEADKDATHGTVVYVMDQSRKSGFEKFTISVLEE
- a CDS encoding SAM-dependent methyltransferase, producing the protein MDELKEIIKNKIKKTGKITFRDFMETALYHPKLGYYQKENPFGITGSYYTSVDASFAFGRSIAKSLIYVIDYFKLKPQLIEIGAGRGFLAKDILDFIKDVDNKLYNSLTYIIVERSEYLIGVQRDVLSNHKGRVLWCNLDDLHEFEGVIFSNELIDAFPVHRVINIDGEYKELYVVDHNDKLQFFPDNLSTSALKEYLEYLSINLKNKQIADINLDALAFLKRLSSLISKGFILTIDYGFLAKQLYSSFRMDGTVTCYFKHTQNNNFFERIGYQDITAFVDFSALIEYGKLFNLDCLAFMEQWKYLLLSSILEEIENAKSDLEKASIKSLIMPDVGFGSNFHVLMQAKNLKWGEDFKYLRSSANLFDDLLGNYIK
- a CDS encoding HAD-IA family hydrolase, with protein sequence MTKRTYKKLLIYDFDGVIVDSKEAVFKFYDIICENFNLKKFDKSNKKLVEKILMLTTNDALNLLTDDSEIISNIKSFIRKKNFDELINYMKLQPNLIKVLKTLKNQNIKLSIFTNRGISVYKILTHFNIHIFFDYIVTSNDIKEPKPSPEGLIKILKYFNIQNYNALYIGDSVVDELAAEKASIPFISYKNNTTLNDNIINNHSEIFRYL
- the fliD gene encoding flagellar filament capping protein FliD, translating into MNDLAVGGIMSGLDTNAIVDQLVANAKKPIQRYQEELDLKGLEKETYQEINESLGMLETDAIRLNLEGTFNTKIGKSNMSSIVDVTTTMDAETGIHQVEVKQLAEGAKVEVELNISPDEKLSLALDGYESGIITIEGKKIYVSNDDSLNSLINKINNLDSGLTARYDSNTKKFIIESDNKEKITIGSSDDSSNFFKEIGLLDNINVETKVGSEGRDAIVVVDGKEYRSDTNEIKDVLKGVTLNIKDVTSKPVEITIESSVDKTIDELATFISDYNKLVERLQYRRLTDSEKENLEPLSESDRQSMTDREIDEYTERWEELNKNEIVRKSNELDMLYNDIRNALTFVYDSKDNSINTLQDLGIEFVNNNDYSKKPYLVTDSTDKEVIKEELELNTKLVDALENNSREVYNFFAGSSQDDKGLADVLNDVIDKYNSTTGIIANKIKTGGAIDREIEDISKKMEQQQRLVDQELNRLWKQFSVMEEQIGEMQSQSAYINNMISSMNSATAA
- the fliS gene encoding flagellar export chaperone FliS; this translates as MENRNLRKYFENEILSSPKERLVLLIYDKLLKTLNLASSYIEKKDVAATHEQLIKSQEIIYVLIKHLNMEAGDISKNLYQLYEYSLWKLKQANIKKDHVEDVKEVINIFRELKSAWEKAISINTVDGQNKENKKISYSV
- a CDS encoding MBL fold metallo-hydrolase, coding for MSVEQILDNIYKIEVPLPRNPLRSINDYLIKDKTKSILIDTAMNMEECSEVLIEALNSLNIDFQNLDLIITHMHADHAGLLGLIKELSKNKANIYMSELDGNILNDISTWDKMHKILMKNGFPEELLEKAILKHPGHMFSHKSKFSFIPLNEGDSISINKYNLTFVSTPGHTQGHICIYEKNNNILFSGDHILDDITPIIAIETSEDINPLDNYMKSLEKISNYNINLVLPGHRKIITDINKRIDEIIKHHYKRLNEIVNILKNNKVAMSAYEMASQMSWDINYSEWGDFPIAQKWFATGEAASHLEYLYQKGEIKKKYNNNKIYYYI
- a CDS encoding glucose 1-dehydrogenase; this encodes METVDFSLKNKIAIVTGASRGIGEAISRTFAEYGAQVILASRKKEGLEKVANDIVKKGGKAIPFATHVGKKEEIDKLLEYVKSEFGGCNILVNNAATNPHFGPLIDADEGVWDKTFEVNLKGPFFMIKSVANLMKENNGGSIINISSVNGIKPGYYQGIYSITKAGLIMMTKSFALELGSFNIRVNTILPGLTETRFAKTLFENKEFYDIFVKNVPLQRHAKPIEIASAALYLASDASSFTTGSCIACDGGYLI
- a CDS encoding CBS domain-containing protein, with protein sequence MFVFDWMTKEVITVTKDNSIEKLTKLMDKYKINHLPVVEDKKLIGIITRSDIRQALMSMKFDKTKSKVHNFMTSEVLTISEYDTLEDVLLLIYDKGIGALPVIDSDNNLIGIITRHDILKAFIKITGLDKNGTTIRLKIKDSSSELEKLTHDLKESKRKILSLFTLDTCDNCKLVSIRFDCIDKIYLENFFTKKGYSFYNPWENY